In Nitratireductor mangrovi, the genomic window TCGCGGACGTGGTCGGCTACAGCCGCTTGATGCGCGCCGACGAGGCGGCAACGCTCGCCCGCCTGTCGCGGCTGCGTGGCGACGTGCTCGACCCCAAGCTGTCCGAGTATGGCGGCCGCCTTGTGAAGTCGACCGGCGACGGGCTGCTGGCGGAGTTTCCGAGCGCCGTCGACGCCGTGCAATATGCGGTCGACGTCCAGACCGGCCTCGTCGCCCGCAAGGCGGAAGCGCCGGAAGAAACCCTTCAGCTCAGGATCGGCATCAATGTCGGCGACGTCGTCATTGAAGGCGACGACCTGCTTGGTGACGGCGTCAACGTCGCTGCGCGCCTGGAGGGCATTGCCGAGACGGGCGGCGTCTGCATCTCCGCCTCCGTCTACGACCAGGTCCGCCACAAGCTCGACCTCGACTTCGAGGATCGTGGCCTGCGGGAAGTCAAGAACATATCCGAGCCGGTACGAACCTACGCGGTGAAACCCAAGGGCGCGGCGCAAAAACAGTCTGGAGACGGCCGCCTGATGATCACCGACGTGCCTTCGATCGCGGTCCTGCCGTTCGACAATATGAGCGGCGATGCCGAGCAGGACTATTTTTCCGACGGCATCACGGAGGACATCATCACCGATCTGTCCAAGATCTCAGAACTGTTGGTGATCGCCCGCAACTCCTCGTTCACCTACAAGGGCCGCGCTGTCGACGTGAAGCAGGTCGCCCGCGAACTTGGCGTGCGACACGTGCTTGAAGGATCGGTGCGCAAGGCCGGCAACCGCGTGCGCATCACCGCGCAGCTCATCGACGGTCGCACCGGCGGCCATGTCTGGGCCGAGCGCTACGACCGGGTTCTTGAGGATATCTTCGCCATCCAGGACGAGATCACGCTGTCTATTGTGGGCGAGTTGAAGCTTCGGCTCGACCTCCTGGAACGCGACCGCCTGGGCACGACGCCGTCGGCCAATGTCGACGCCTACGATCTCGCCTTGCGTGCTCGCGAAAAGCTCATGGCGACCGCCGATCGCGGCTGCGCCGAAGAAGCAATGGCCATGTTCGAGCGTGCGCGCGAACTCGATCCGCAATTTGTCGCCCCCAATGTCGGCCTGGCCTTCGCCCATATCATGGCCTACACCAACGCTTGGTCGGACGATCCCGAGGCGTCGCTTGACTATGCCAATGAACGCGCCAGAACGGCCGTCAAGCTTGGCCCGGTCGATCCGCTGGCCCGGCGAGCCTATGCCGTCGCGCGGTTGTGGAAGCGCGATCTCGACGGTGCGTGGGACGAGCTGGCCCGCGCGACGGAACTGGCGCCGAACGACGCCGAATTGCTTGCCACCCGCTGCAACATGCTGACCTATCTGCACGAGCCGGCTGCCGCCGTGGCAAACATGGAAAAGGCGATGCGGCTCGATCCGCGCTACCCGAGCATGTGGACCCACTTCCTCGGCCATGCCCGTTTCATGATGGGCGACTACGAGGGCGCGGTCCGCGAGTTCCGTGAGCGGATCGCACGGCAACCCAACACGGATCTGTCGCGCGCCTTCCTGGCGTCATCCTATGGTCATCTCGATCGGCCGGAGGACGCGCAACGCGCCTGGGACGACATGCTCGCCGTCAATCCGGACTATTCGCTCGAGCAGAAGCAGCGCGTGTTGCCCTACAAGGATCCTTCCGACTGGACCCGCTTCCTGGAGGGCCTGCAAAAGGCCGGCTTGCCACGCTGAGGCTCCGCGCC contains:
- a CDS encoding adenylate/guanylate cyclase domain-containing protein, with amino-acid sequence MNQLRVQRRLAAILVADVVGYSRLMRADEAATLARLSRLRGDVLDPKLSEYGGRLVKSTGDGLLAEFPSAVDAVQYAVDVQTGLVARKAEAPEETLQLRIGINVGDVVIEGDDLLGDGVNVAARLEGIAETGGVCISASVYDQVRHKLDLDFEDRGLREVKNISEPVRTYAVKPKGAAQKQSGDGRLMITDVPSIAVLPFDNMSGDAEQDYFSDGITEDIITDLSKISELLVIARNSSFTYKGRAVDVKQVARELGVRHVLEGSVRKAGNRVRITAQLIDGRTGGHVWAERYDRVLEDIFAIQDEITLSIVGELKLRLDLLERDRLGTTPSANVDAYDLALRAREKLMATADRGCAEEAMAMFERARELDPQFVAPNVGLAFAHIMAYTNAWSDDPEASLDYANERARTAVKLGPVDPLARRAYAVARLWKRDLDGAWDELARATELAPNDAELLATRCNMLTYLHEPAAAVANMEKAMRLDPRYPSMWTHFLGHARFMMGDYEGAVREFRERIARQPNTDLSRAFLASSYGHLDRPEDAQRAWDDMLAVNPDYSLEQKQRVLPYKDPSDWTRFLEGLQKAGLPR